CGTGGGTATATTTCCCACGCAAGGAACGGTGGTCGTGGCGCTCGCAGCTCCGGCGCCGTCCCTTGGGCCCGCGTGGTCTTCGAATCCCTCGCCGGCTCAACACGATCCACGCCCTCGCACCCGAGGGCACAAGAAAGGGAAGGATGATGATCAAGATCGTCGATCTCGCTCGCAAGGCGGCTCTTCCGCTCGTCGCGGCGGGCCTTGTCGGCACCAGCGTCCCGGCTTCGGCCCTGACGGCGGCGCCGATCCCCACCACCACCGACGCGCCGGCCGTGACGCTGGTGTCCGGCGGCTGCGGGATCTACGCCCACCGCACGGTCTACGGCTTCTGCCGCCCAAACATCGTCGGGTATCGCTACGGCTATCGCCCCTACGGCTATCGTCCCTTCGGCGTCTACGTCGGCGGCTACCGCTTCGGCGGCTACCGCTACGGCTGGCACCGTTGGGGCTGGCACCGCCGCTGGTGGTAAGCGCCGTCGCAACGACGCTCTAACCCGCTCGCCGCCCCCCGTCGGCGAGCGGACCTCGGGTCGCCTCTGACCCGAGGGACGGCCGGCCGGGCTCCCCGCGATGGGCGCCCGGCGGCCGTCGCCTCACTCCCGAAATTTCATCCCAACCCACGAGGTGACCCCATGCGGGTGACGACAGTCATTTTGTCTCTTCTTCTGGCAAGCCCGGCGTTCGCGCAGGCGGACCCGCTCGCGATCACGGCGAAGGAGAAGGCCGCCTGCGGCTTCGATGCCGCGCGCTTCTGCGCCTCGACCTACCCCGACGAGATGAAGCTCGTGAGCTGCATGGAGGCCAATCGCGCGTCCCTGAGCAAGGTCTGCCGCCCGGTCCTCGATGCCGGCCTGAAGCGGCGCGGGCTGTAACGCGCAGGCCCGCGCAGGGGCCCTCCGGCCGTCCCCCTCCGAATGTGTCTGCGAAATAGTCAGCCGAGCGTCCAATCTAGTGCAATCGCATCATTGTGCGCGCCATGGGCGCATCGCATGTGCCCGGCAGGCGCTCGATGGAAGCGCTTCGAGCATTTGACGAGGTCCCATGAAGACGCACATCGGTTTCGCTGTCGCCGCCCTGCTCGTTGCGGCAGGCTCGTTTGCAGCATCCGCGGAGGAGACGACGGCTCCTCCGGCGACCATGTCGAACAACCTCAAGATCAAGTTCATCGACCAGGCGCCCACCGACCGGCTGGCCTCCAAGCTCATCGGCACCGACATCCGCAATAAGGCGGACGAGTCGATCGGCTCGCTCTCCGACATCGTCTTCGACGAGAACAATCGCGTCCGCTCCTACGTCGTCAGCGTCGGCGGCTTCCTCGGGGTCGGCTCGAAGTATGTCGCGGTCGATCCTTCCGTCGTCATGATGACCCCCGACAAGGACAAGACGAAGATCGTCATCGACACCGACAAGGACCAGCTTCGCGCCGCGCCGGAGTATCGCTATCTCAGCGAGCAGAAGAAGTCCTCGAACTGATTCACTGATGCTTAGGGCGGCGCGTTTCCAATACTGCGCCGCCTCGTCTTGCCACGTGCAAAGCTCCAGAGCCCACCATCCGAATGAGTCGCCCACCCCAAGTCGAAGACCTCGCTGAAAACCCTATCCCGGCATCGCCGGCTGGAACGGCCGAGCTTGAGCTGCGTTCTTTTGGCGAGCCGCAGGAAAACGGCACCTCCACGACAGGTCCCGCCCACATCGTCGATCGTTCGCAACTGCAGCTCATCATCGCCGGCCTCACCGACGGGGTCATTCTCGTCGAGGCGGACCAGTCGCTGACCTGGGCGAACGAGGCCGCGCTCGCGATGCACGGCGTCGACCGCCTCGAGGCGCTTGGCGCCGACGTCGAGCAGTACCGCAAGAATTTCCAGCTCACCTATCGCAACAACCATCCGCTCGAGAACGGCCGCTACCCGATCGAGCGCGTCGTCGCGGGCGAAGCCTTCGACGACGTCATCGTCGAGGTGACGCCGGCGGGCGGCAACAAGCCCCAGTGGGTGCACCGCATCCGCAGCCTCGTCATCAACGATGCCAACGGCGTGCCGGACTGCCTCGTGCTGATCTTGAAGGACGCGACGGATCGCTTCCAGGCGGAAGAGCGCTTCCAGCGCGCCTTCAACGCCAACCCGGCGCCGGCGGTGATCTGCCGCCTGTCGGACCTGCGCTACGTCAAGGTCAACCAGGGCTTCCTCGAGATGACGGGCTATCGCCGCGAGGAGCTGCTCGGGCGCTCGACCTACGAGATCGACCTCTTCCAGGGCGCCGAGAAGCGTCACCTCGCCATCGAGCGCCTCGCCTCGGGCGAGACGATCCCGCAGATGGAGGCGCAGCTGGACCTGCCGTCCGGCGGCAGCAAATGGGTGATCGTCGCCGGCCAGCCGATCGAGATCGGCGACGAGGCCTGCATGCTCTTTACCTTCGCCGACCTCGAGCCGCAGAAGAAGGCGGAGACCGCGCTGCGGCACAGCGAGGAGCAGTTCGAGAAGGCGTTCCGCGTCTCGCCCGCGCCGACGGCGCTTCTCAAGCTCGCCGACTTCTCGTTCCTCAGCGTCAACGATGCCTTCACCCGGCTGTTCAAGCTGGCAGAGATCGACGTGATCGGGCGCCGCATGGACGAGCTCAACTTCTGGGTGGATCCGAAGGCGTTCGAGCGCTTCAAGGCCGCGGCGATCGAGACGGGCGCGATCCGCGAAACCGAGGAATGCCTGCACTGCGGCGAGGGCGACATCGACAGCCTGATCGCCGGCGTCACCGTGACGATCGCCGACGAGCCGTGCCTGCTCTGCACGATCCTCGACATCACCGAGCGCAAGCGATCGGAGCGCGAGCTCGTCGCCGCGATCGACAAGGTGATGGCCGATACGTCGTGGTTCAGCCGCGGGCTCATCGAAAAGCTCGCCGAGCTGCGCAGCATCAACCGGCGCGATTCGACCGGAGCCGCGGTGGTGACGCTCACCAAGCGCGAGCGCCAGGTGCTGCAGTTCATCTGCCAGGGCCTGCCCGACAGCAAGATCGCGGATCACCTGAAGGTGTCGCCCAACACCGTCCGCAATCACGTCGCGGCGCTCTACAAGAAGCTGCAGGTCCACAACCGCACGGAAGCGGCGCTGTGGGGCCACGCCAATGGCTTCAGGCCGGACGCTCCTGCGGCCGAGAACGCCAAGGTGACCGAGCAGCGATTGGTGCGTAGCCCAAAATACTAGTCAAGGCGCCCCAATTTCCAGTGCAGCCGCATCATTGTTTCGCGCTTCGACGGTCCCACCTTGGGCGTAGCACAGGCGCGATCGTCGCGACGTGCGCATTAGACAAGCAAGACGAGGTCTTAGATGGACAAGGATCGTATCGAAGGCGCCGCCAAGGAATTGAAGGGCTCGATCAAGGAGGCCATCGGCAAGGTCACCGGCAACGAGAAGACCCAGGCCGAGGGCGCCGCCGAGAAGGCCGCCGGCAAGGTCCAGGGCACCGTCGGGCAGGCCAAGGACGGCGTGCGCGACGTCTTCAAGAAGTAAGCCTCGCAACTATCAACCTCGAGTGCCGCCGGTCGCCGCAGATGCGGCGGCCGGTCGACTTTCATAGAACCATCGGGTGGACGTGAATGGATACGGATCGGATCAAGGGCGCCGCGCAGGAAGCCGGCGGCAAGCTGCAGCAGGGTCTCGGCAAGCTCACCGGCGACGACAGCCTGCGCGCGGAAGGCGCGGCGCGCGAAGCCGGCGGCAAGGTGCAGGGTGCCTTCGGCAACGTGAAGGATCACGTTCGCGATGCCGCATCGGACGTCAGCGACATCGCCGGCGACGTCGTGGACCACGCGAACGAGTACGCCCGCCGCGGCGCCGAGTACGCGAAGCAGGGCGCGCAGGCCGTCGAAGAGACCATGAAGACCTATCCGGTCGTCTATCTCCTGCTCGCCGCCGGTTTCGGCTTCCTCGCCGCGACGATCCTCAACGATCGTGGCCGGGACCGTTACTTCGATCGCCGTCGTGACGGCTTCTTCGGCCGCTGAGCACGCGACAGACCTGATCCGGAGCTTCGATGTTTTCGTTTTTCGACAAATCGCGTGACCACGCCGAGCGGGCGTTGGTCGCCAGCCACGCCGAGACCTTCGAGCGGGCGACGATGTCCTGGGGCTCGATCTTCGCCGGCACGCTGACGGCGCTGGTCGCGCAGCTCGTTCTCAACCTGCTCGGCGTCGGCATCGGCCTTTCGGCGGTGTCGCCGAAGGGCGGCGGCGCGGGCGCGGAGGCGCTGTCGATCGGCGCGGGCCTGTGGCTGCTCGTGTCGTCGATCGTTGCGTTCGCGCTCGGCGGCTATCTCGCCGGCCGGCTCAGCCGGCTGCCGATCCGCTCGCTCGCCGGCTATCACGGCCTGGTCACCTGGGCTT
This Beijerinckiaceae bacterium RH AL1 DNA region includes the following protein-coding sequences:
- a CDS encoding hypothetical protein (ID:RHAL1_03386;~conserved exported protein of unknown function;~source:Prodigal:2.6), translated to MRVTTVILSLLLASPAFAQADPLAITAKEKAACGFDAARFCASTYPDEMKLVSCMEANRASLSKVCRPVLDAGLKRRGL
- a CDS encoding Peptide/nickel transport system ATP-binding protein (ID:RHAL1_03390;~source:Prodigal:2.6), which encodes MDTDRIKGAAQEAGGKLQQGLGKLTGDDSLRAEGAAREAGGKVQGAFGNVKDHVRDAASDVSDIAGDVVDHANEYARRGAEYAKQGAQAVEETMKTYPVVYLLLAAGFGFLAATILNDRGRDRYFDRRRDGFFGR
- a CDS encoding hypothetical protein (ID:RHAL1_03385;~conserved exported protein of unknown function;~source:Prodigal:2.6), with the translated sequence MMIKIVDLARKAALPLVAAGLVGTSVPASALTAAPIPTTTDAPAVTLVSGGCGIYAHRTVYGFCRPNIVGYRYGYRPYGYRPFGVYVGGYRFGGYRYGWHRWGWHRRWW
- a CDS encoding Photosystem reaction center subunit H (ID:RHAL1_03387;~source:Prodigal:2.6), whose protein sequence is MKTHIGFAVAALLVAAGSFAASAEETTAPPATMSNNLKIKFIDQAPTDRLASKLIGTDIRNKADESIGSLSDIVFDENNRVRSYVVSVGGFLGVGSKYVAVDPSVVMMTPDKDKTKIVIDTDKDQLRAAPEYRYLSEQKKSSN
- a CDS encoding PAS domain S-box-containing protein (ID:RHAL1_03388;~source:Prodigal:2.6), yielding MSRPPQVEDLAENPIPASPAGTAELELRSFGEPQENGTSTTGPAHIVDRSQLQLIIAGLTDGVILVEADQSLTWANEAALAMHGVDRLEALGADVEQYRKNFQLTYRNNHPLENGRYPIERVVAGEAFDDVIVEVTPAGGNKPQWVHRIRSLVINDANGVPDCLVLILKDATDRFQAEERFQRAFNANPAPAVICRLSDLRYVKVNQGFLEMTGYRREELLGRSTYEIDLFQGAEKRHLAIERLASGETIPQMEAQLDLPSGGSKWVIVAGQPIEIGDEACMLFTFADLEPQKKAETALRHSEEQFEKAFRVSPAPTALLKLADFSFLSVNDAFTRLFKLAEIDVIGRRMDELNFWVDPKAFERFKAAAIETGAIRETEECLHCGEGDIDSLIAGVTVTIADEPCLLCTILDITERKRSERELVAAIDKVMADTSWFSRGLIEKLAELRSINRRDSTGAAVVTLTKRERQVLQFICQGLPDSKIADHLKVSPNTVRNHVAALYKKLQVHNRTEAALWGHANGFRPDAPAAENAKVTEQRLVRSPKY
- a CDS encoding hypothetical protein (ID:RHAL1_03389;~conserved protein of unknown function;~source:Prodigal:2.6), yielding MDKDRIEGAAKELKGSIKEAIGKVTGNEKTQAEGAAEKAAGKVQGTVGQAKDGVRDVFKK